A genomic window from Gemmatimonadota bacterium includes:
- the ptsP gene encoding phosphoenolpyruvate--protein phosphotransferase, with translation MTVTLQGSPASEGIAEGCARTLVWRVPDVPHHTVAPDQLEAEVARFHRALDEMRVRLEALRKSTEERLGPVEARIFEPQLLMLQDELLVEGTVRYVRENRLSAARAFDLRTLELLAMWNRTEHPMVLDRLNDLQDLQVHLLHLLLDLPAPAVADPLDGPTILIADDLTPSLTMRLDARQVVGIVTEKGTRTSHWAILARSLGIPAVVGARGVLAAARAGTPVLIDGRTGRVVLAPTDPERRAFADRRGRLQAWQHELSSHVGLETISRDGARIALRANLDLPGEAVLARRQGADGVGLFRTEFLVVGRSAMPDEEEQFEAYRQVVEAFEGRSVMLRIFDLGGDKFPLFLRMPAEENPFLGWRSVRVVLDRPDIFRPQIRAILRAAALGDVRAMVPLVNTTAELVAVRRLFDEERQALEARGVPVGPCPLGALIETPAAALHAAALARHAEFLSVGTNDLVQYTLAVDRTNARLQQLYDPFHPAVVRQLHHVARVGRRGGRDVTVCGEFAGNPVGAFLLLGLGFTALSVAWPAVPELRSAIRAIDVGEATRSARRALAATDSRGVVEELVRSIGPAVDLSMFS, from the coding sequence GTGACCGTCACCCTCCAGGGCTCCCCGGCATCCGAAGGCATCGCCGAAGGGTGCGCCCGCACCCTGGTCTGGCGGGTGCCGGACGTCCCGCACCACACGGTCGCGCCGGACCAGCTCGAGGCCGAGGTGGCGCGATTCCACCGCGCCCTCGACGAGATGCGGGTTCGCCTGGAGGCGTTGCGGAAGAGCACGGAGGAACGGCTGGGACCGGTGGAGGCCCGCATCTTCGAGCCGCAGCTCCTCATGCTCCAGGACGAGCTGCTGGTCGAAGGCACCGTGCGCTACGTCCGGGAGAATCGGCTTTCCGCGGCCCGGGCCTTCGACCTGCGGACGCTCGAGCTGCTGGCCATGTGGAACCGCACCGAGCATCCCATGGTGCTCGACCGGTTGAACGACCTCCAGGACCTCCAGGTGCACCTGCTGCATCTGCTGCTGGATCTGCCGGCGCCCGCCGTCGCGGATCCGCTGGACGGCCCCACGATCCTCATCGCGGACGACCTCACCCCGTCCCTGACCATGCGGCTGGATGCGCGCCAGGTCGTCGGCATCGTGACGGAGAAGGGGACCCGGACCTCCCACTGGGCCATCCTGGCGCGCTCCCTGGGCATCCCGGCGGTGGTGGGAGCGCGCGGCGTGCTGGCCGCGGCGCGGGCCGGGACGCCGGTCTTGATCGACGGCCGCACCGGGCGCGTGGTCCTGGCGCCCACGGATCCCGAGCGGAGGGCCTTCGCCGACCGCCGCGGTCGACTCCAGGCCTGGCAGCACGAGCTCTCCAGCCATGTCGGGCTGGAGACGATCTCGCGCGACGGAGCGCGCATCGCGCTGCGCGCCAACCTCGATCTTCCGGGCGAGGCCGTGCTCGCCCGACGACAGGGCGCGGACGGCGTGGGCCTGTTCCGCACGGAGTTCCTGGTGGTGGGCCGCAGCGCCATGCCGGACGAGGAAGAGCAGTTCGAGGCCTACCGCCAGGTCGTGGAGGCGTTCGAAGGCCGGTCGGTGATGCTCCGCATCTTCGATCTGGGCGGGGACAAGTTTCCGCTCTTCCTCCGCATGCCGGCCGAGGAGAACCCCTTCCTGGGGTGGCGCTCCGTCCGGGTGGTGCTGGACCGGCCGGACATCTTCCGCCCGCAGATCCGTGCGATCCTGCGGGCCGCCGCGCTCGGTGACGTGCGCGCCATGGTACCCCTGGTGAACACGACGGCCGAGCTGGTGGCCGTCCGACGTCTCTTCGACGAGGAGCGCCAGGCGCTCGAGGCGCGCGGCGTCCCGGTCGGACCCTGTCCCCTCGGCGCGCTCATCGAGACCCCGGCGGCCGCCCTGCACGCCGCCGCCCTGGCCCGCCACGCCGAGTTCCTCTCGGTGGGGACCAACGATCTGGTCCAGTACACGCTCGCCGTGGACCGTACCAACGCCCGCCTCCAACAGCTCTACGACCCGTTCCACCCGGCCGTGGTGCGGCAGCTACACCACGTGGCGCGGGTGGGACGCCGCGGGGGGCGTGACGTCACGGTCTGCGGCGAGTTCGCGGGCAATCCGGTCGGGGCATTCCTGTTGCTGGGGCTGGGATTCACGGCGTTGTCGGTGGCCTGGCCGGCGGTCCCGGAGCTGCGCTCCGCGATCCGCGCCATCGACGTGGGCGAGGCCACGCGGTCGGCGCGTCGCGCGCTGGCCGCCACGGACAGCCGGGGGGTCGTGGAGGAGCTGGTCCGGAGCATCGGACCGGCGGTCGACCTCTCGATGTTCTCGTAG
- the metK gene encoding methionine adenosyltransferase has protein sequence MGSRLYTSESVTEGHPDKIADQISDAILDAILTDDSKARVACETLVTTGVAMIAGEITTSTYVDVPEIVRATLLGIGYDNADYGIDGRTCSVLTSIDRQSPDISMGVDTGGAGDQGMMFGYASNETPEGMPAPIMFAHRLTHRLAEVRKNGQLPWLRPDGKSQVTIEYEGGKPQRVHTVVVSAQHGPEVTQAELKAALVEHVIRPVLPEELYDPGSCVLHINPTGKFEIGGPHGDAGLTGRKIIVDTYGGMGRHGGGAFSGKDPTKVDRSGAYAARWAAHNLVAAGAAARCEIQLAYAIGVVEPVSIFVDTFGTGVVPDDQMVDALREVFDFSPAGIIEALGLRNPVFKATAAYGHFGRESQSVALADGRTVSTFTWERLDRVDALRTALKL, from the coding sequence GTGGGTTCTCGACTGTACACGTCCGAGTCGGTGACGGAAGGTCATCCCGACAAGATCGCCGACCAGATCTCCGACGCGATCCTGGACGCGATCCTCACGGACGACTCGAAGGCGCGCGTCGCGTGCGAGACCCTGGTGACCACGGGTGTCGCCATGATCGCGGGCGAGATCACCACGTCCACCTACGTCGACGTTCCCGAGATCGTCCGTGCGACGCTGCTCGGGATCGGCTACGACAATGCCGACTACGGCATCGACGGGCGCACGTGCTCGGTGCTGACCAGCATCGACCGGCAATCGCCCGACATCTCCATGGGTGTCGACACGGGTGGGGCGGGGGATCAGGGCATGATGTTCGGCTACGCCTCCAACGAGACGCCCGAGGGCATGCCCGCGCCGATCATGTTCGCCCATCGGCTGACCCACCGCCTGGCCGAGGTCCGCAAGAACGGGCAGCTTCCCTGGCTGCGGCCGGACGGCAAGTCGCAGGTGACCATCGAGTACGAGGGCGGCAAGCCCCAGCGGGTACACACGGTGGTGGTCTCCGCCCAGCACGGGCCGGAGGTGACCCAGGCCGAGCTGAAGGCGGCCCTGGTGGAGCACGTGATCCGTCCCGTGCTGCCGGAGGAGCTGTACGATCCCGGGTCGTGCGTCCTCCACATCAATCCCACAGGGAAGTTCGAGATCGGCGGACCGCACGGAGACGCGGGGTTGACCGGCCGCAAGATCATCGTCGACACGTACGGCGGCATGGGCCGCCACGGAGGCGGTGCCTTCAGCGGCAAGGATCCGACGAAGGTCGACCGTTCTGGCGCGTATGCTGCGCGGTGGGCGGCCCACAACCTCGTTGCGGCCGGCGCTGCTGCGCGGTGCGAGATCCAGCTCGCGTACGCGATCGGTGTCGTGGAGCCGGTGTCCATCTTCGTCGACACCTTCGGTACCGGTGTCGTGCCGGACGACCAGATGGTCGACGCGCTGCGTGAGGTGTTCGACTTCAGCCCGGCGGGGATCATCGAGGCCCTGGGGCTGCGGAATCCCGTCTTCAAGGCGACGGCGGCCTACGGGCACTTCGGACGGGAGTCGCAGTCCGTGGCGCTCGCCGATGGCCGCACCGTGAGCACGTTCACCTGGGAGCGTCTGGACCGCGTGGACGCCCTTCGGACCGCCCTGAAGCTGTGA
- a CDS encoding carboxypeptidase-like regulatory domain-containing protein: protein MWPSPVRSLLLAALVVGPTAAGAQVPADLPVLEGRVVRVDGAPVAGADVLLHRVAVDSAGEVARLTSDADGAFRFRFPYVPDPQRLREVFFGSVRHQGILYFGGTLTTAADLDSLYVIEVYDTAAAPSGGAPLAIEARNVVLEPSDSGWRVTDLVEIRNDSSRTWVSATPGEPVWSLPFPPGSTDHQVGDSDLPPDAARFVEGRAELTAAVPPGTRVYLFRYVVPDMAFTLPVAAPTAHLDLLIREPAPDLTVLGLEGAPPAELEPGTTFRRFVGEDVAVPAVRVLPGGGEEPLPLAGMMVGLGLGLGLVGLWAALRARGGQGPVPAGAGPTREELILEIARLDAAFAREASPDPAAVRAYHDRRAVLRRALGEPPGRDT, encoded by the coding sequence GTGTGGCCTTCCCCCGTCCGTAGCCTGCTGCTGGCCGCCCTCGTCGTGGGGCCGACCGCTGCCGGGGCCCAGGTACCGGCCGACCTCCCGGTCCTCGAGGGCCGCGTGGTGCGCGTCGACGGGGCGCCGGTCGCGGGCGCGGACGTGCTGCTCCACCGGGTCGCGGTCGATTCGGCCGGCGAGGTGGCTCGCCTGACGAGCGACGCGGACGGCGCCTTCCGCTTTCGCTTCCCGTACGTGCCCGACCCCCAGCGTCTCCGTGAGGTCTTCTTCGGGTCCGTGCGCCACCAGGGCATCCTCTACTTCGGCGGGACCCTCACCACCGCCGCCGACCTGGACAGCCTCTACGTCATCGAGGTCTATGACACGGCCGCGGCGCCGAGCGGCGGGGCGCCGCTGGCCATCGAGGCCCGCAACGTCGTGCTGGAGCCGTCCGATTCAGGATGGCGGGTCACCGACCTCGTGGAGATCCGCAACGACTCCTCGCGCACGTGGGTGAGCGCCACGCCGGGGGAGCCCGTCTGGTCGCTGCCCTTTCCGCCCGGCAGCACGGACCACCAGGTCGGCGACTCGGACCTTCCCCCCGACGCGGCCCGCTTCGTGGAAGGGCGGGCCGAGCTCACGGCGGCGGTGCCGCCCGGGACGCGGGTCTACCTCTTCCGGTACGTCGTGCCGGACATGGCCTTCACGCTGCCGGTGGCCGCACCGACCGCCCACCTGGACCTGCTCATCCGCGAGCCGGCGCCGGACCTCACGGTGCTCGGCCTGGAGGGGGCCCCGCCGGCGGAGCTGGAGCCGGGCACCACCTTCCGCCGCTTCGTGGGGGAGGACGTCGCCGTGCCCGCCGTCCGCGTGCTTCCGGGGGGTGGGGAGGAGCCGCTCCCGCTGGCCGGCATGATGGTGGGCCTCGGTCTGGGCCTGGGGCTGGTCGGGCTGTGGGCGGCCCTGCGGGCCCGGGGCGGGCAGGGCCCCGTGCCGGCGGGTGCAGGCCCGACCCGGGAGGAGCTGATCCTCGAGATCGCGCGACTGGACGCGGCGTTCGCGCGGGAGGCTTCGCCCGACCCGGCCGCCGTGCGCGCCTACCACGACCGCCGCGCCGTGCTACGCAGGGCGCTCGGGGAGCCGCCCGGTCGGGACACGTGA
- a CDS encoding PTS sugar transporter subunit IIA — MRLRDLFTADSVALDLKAEAKDDALEELIHLLRLDDKSEATLLKTLRRREKLGSTGIGKGIAIPHCRSLVVSRLRLAYGRKPSGLDFKAIDGQPVQHFFLIVAPPLEVSNQYLPVLGKIAQFAKDPQVPELLLKAQGADDFLELLASRAP, encoded by the coding sequence ATGAGGCTACGCGATCTCTTCACGGCGGACTCCGTCGCACTCGACCTCAAGGCCGAGGCCAAGGACGACGCGCTCGAAGAGCTGATCCATCTTCTGCGCCTCGACGACAAGTCGGAGGCCACTCTCCTCAAGACCCTGCGCCGTCGGGAGAAGCTCGGCTCCACCGGGATCGGCAAGGGCATCGCCATCCCGCACTGCCGTTCCCTGGTGGTGAGCCGGCTCCGGCTCGCCTACGGACGCAAGCCGAGCGGCCTGGACTTCAAGGCCATCGACGGACAGCCGGTGCAGCACTTCTTCCTGATCGTGGCGCCGCCGCTCGAGGTGTCCAACCAGTATCTGCCGGTGCTGGGGAAGATCGCGCAGTTCGCGAAGGATCCGCAGGTGCCGGAGCTGCTGCTCAAGGCGCAAGGCGCGGACGACTTCCTCGAGCTGCTGGCGTCCCGGGCCCCCTGA
- the dusB gene encoding tRNA dihydrouridine synthase DusB → MADDFIDLLRGMRSPLFLAPQAGVSESPFRRLCRSFGADVVVSEFVSADGIVRESERSARYLRFDVEEHPIGVQIFGSDPEMMGRAAAHVAETFGPDFIDINFGCPVKKVVRRNGGSGCLRDLDLVEDIVRAVVAATALPTTVKIRSGFDEATRDPVGIAVRCEAAGARMLTLHPRTRADMYSGHARWDEIRSVTEALTIPVIGNGDIRTGDDAARMRDETGCHGIMIARGSHGAPWIFREARAALDGRPVPAAPDVGERFRICLAHARHALDFGGDRERALLEFRKHLAWYTKGLPEGRALRVRLFEAATLDDVQALLREYVEASLATA, encoded by the coding sequence ATGGCCGACGACTTCATCGATCTCCTGCGCGGGATGCGCTCGCCGCTCTTCCTGGCCCCCCAGGCCGGCGTGAGCGAGTCCCCCTTCCGCCGTCTATGCCGGTCCTTCGGCGCGGACGTGGTGGTGAGCGAGTTCGTCTCGGCGGACGGGATCGTGCGGGAGAGCGAGCGTAGCGCCCGCTACCTCCGCTTCGACGTCGAGGAGCATCCGATCGGCGTCCAGATCTTCGGCTCCGATCCGGAGATGATGGGGCGAGCGGCCGCGCACGTCGCGGAGACGTTCGGCCCGGACTTCATCGACATCAACTTCGGATGTCCGGTCAAGAAGGTGGTGCGACGCAATGGAGGCTCCGGGTGCTTGCGCGACCTGGACCTCGTCGAGGACATCGTGCGTGCGGTCGTGGCGGCCACCGCGCTGCCGACGACCGTCAAGATCCGCAGCGGGTTCGACGAAGCCACCCGCGATCCCGTGGGGATCGCCGTGCGCTGCGAAGCTGCGGGTGCGCGCATGCTGACGCTCCACCCCCGCACGCGCGCCGACATGTACTCCGGGCACGCCCGTTGGGACGAGATCCGTTCCGTCACCGAGGCCCTGACCATCCCGGTCATCGGGAACGGCGACATCCGCACCGGCGACGATGCCGCCCGGATGCGTGACGAGACCGGCTGCCATGGCATCATGATCGCCCGCGGGTCGCATGGCGCCCCCTGGATCTTCCGGGAGGCGCGCGCCGCGCTGGACGGGCGTCCTGTGCCCGCCGCTCCGGACGTGGGGGAGCGCTTCCGCATCTGCCTGGCCCATGCCCGCCACGCGCTGGACTTCGGGGGCGACCGGGAGCGGGCCCTCCTGGAGTTCCGCAAGCACCTGGCCTGGTACACGAAGGGCCTGCCGGAGGGGCGTGCGCTCCGGGTCCGGCTCTTCGAGGCCGCCACCCTGGACGACGTGCAGGCGCTGCTGCGGGAGTACGTGGAGGCGTCGCTGGCGACCGCCTGA
- the recO gene encoding DNA repair protein RecO: MSAVLSRALVLRATPYGETSQIVRLLTERWGMVAVVARGARKSGGKGGAVLEPFGTGELALRYRDGRDLQTLHGFTLERARLGLVAPATRFAGASVLAELLLRAAPESPQMDLLRTVEEALDRLERVPADAVPGILLSALWQTVGALGYEPALDACVRCARPLDDAEVGRFDFGRGGVLCASCGSAAPGPRVGPGARAELAAFLDGGAAGEVGTDHLVPHLRLLGDFITYHVAEGRPLRSLDLLLGLLG, translated from the coding sequence GTGAGCGCCGTCCTCTCGCGCGCCCTCGTGCTGCGCGCGACGCCCTACGGAGAGACCAGCCAGATCGTGCGCCTCCTGACCGAGCGCTGGGGGATGGTGGCGGTCGTGGCGCGTGGGGCCCGGAAGAGCGGGGGGAAGGGGGGCGCGGTGCTCGAGCCGTTCGGGACCGGTGAGCTGGCGCTGCGGTACCGGGACGGGCGTGACCTCCAGACCCTCCACGGTTTCACGCTGGAGCGTGCACGTCTGGGCCTGGTGGCGCCCGCCACCCGGTTCGCCGGCGCGTCCGTCCTGGCGGAGCTGCTGCTCCGGGCCGCACCCGAGAGCCCGCAGATGGACCTGCTCCGGACCGTGGAGGAGGCGCTGGACCGACTGGAGCGGGTGCCCGCGGACGCCGTTCCGGGCATCCTCCTGTCGGCGCTGTGGCAGACGGTGGGCGCCCTCGGATACGAGCCCGCCCTCGACGCCTGTGTCCGGTGTGCCCGGCCGCTGGACGACGCCGAGGTGGGGCGGTTCGACTTCGGCCGGGGCGGCGTGCTGTGCGCGTCCTGCGGGAGCGCCGCGCCGGGGCCCCGCGTGGGGCCGGGTGCGCGAGCGGAGCTCGCGGCGTTCCTGGACGGCGGTGCGGCGGGTGAGGTGGGGACCGACCACCTCGTGCCCCACCTGCGCCTCCTGGGCGACTTCATCACCTACCACGTGGCCGAGGGGCGACCGCTGCGTTCCCTGGACCTCCTGCTGGGGCTGCTGGGATGA
- the selB gene encoding selenocysteine-specific translation elongation factor, producing the protein MTRHVGTVGTAGHIDHGKTTLVHALTGVDTDRLAEEKARGITIELGFAEMDLGDGLAAGVVDVPGHEGFVRTMVAGASGIDLGLLVVAADEGIMPQTTEHLAVLRLLGVEALVVALTKVDLVDEEWLDLVQEEVTALLEGTPYSGAPQVPTSARSGSGLDVLRLAVRERLQATRARAVDDLVRLPVDRCFTIRGTGTVVTGTLWSGRVRVGDRLHVRPGAAEVRVRGLQVHGRPVEEARAGERTALAVTGADAEAVQRGAVLTDLTEWTADRRLTVWAESLPGGGGWSRGERVRVHLGTAEAFARVLPLGADRIEDGAAGFAELRSAQPLPARAGDRIVLRSLNPVRTVGGAQVLEPHPPRRSRKRPLPETALTTLSSGPVADRVAVVLERAGPEGAIVSELPVLTGCPPEACRSALGEVGACLRGRNAWAASVVETAARGLERWVREALTADPLAPGVAPEAARQAAGGGPVAEMALDARIQGGVLELAEGLLRPVGHRVDPGPDERRRLDRMAAGYRSAGLEAPTVEAVAAAVEEPDPWPLVRHLEREGVLTRVESELFVWSSALREASDRVVEELGGREGLGPQDFKGALPLSRRHLLPILGYLDREGVTRRDQAGRTVSTRADLAPPAS; encoded by the coding sequence ATGACCCGCCACGTCGGAACGGTCGGCACGGCGGGTCACATCGACCACGGGAAGACCACGCTGGTGCACGCGCTGACCGGGGTGGACACCGACCGGCTCGCCGAGGAGAAGGCGCGCGGCATCACGATCGAGCTCGGCTTCGCCGAGATGGACCTGGGCGACGGCCTGGCCGCGGGCGTGGTGGACGTTCCCGGCCACGAAGGCTTCGTGCGCACCATGGTGGCCGGCGCCAGCGGGATCGACCTCGGCCTGCTCGTGGTGGCGGCCGACGAGGGCATCATGCCGCAGACGACCGAGCACCTGGCGGTGCTCCGGCTCCTCGGTGTGGAGGCGCTCGTGGTGGCCCTGACCAAGGTCGATCTCGTCGACGAGGAGTGGTTGGATCTGGTGCAGGAAGAGGTGACCGCCCTGCTCGAGGGGACACCGTATTCGGGCGCCCCTCAGGTCCCCACGTCCGCCCGGAGCGGGTCGGGGCTGGACGTGCTCCGGCTCGCGGTGCGGGAGCGGCTCCAGGCCACCCGCGCCCGTGCCGTCGACGACCTCGTCCGTCTTCCGGTCGACCGCTGCTTCACCATCCGAGGCACCGGCACCGTCGTGACCGGGACCCTGTGGAGCGGGCGCGTCCGCGTGGGCGATCGCCTGCACGTCCGCCCGGGTGCGGCCGAGGTCCGCGTGCGCGGCCTCCAGGTGCACGGCCGGCCCGTGGAGGAGGCGCGCGCGGGGGAGCGCACCGCCCTGGCGGTGACGGGGGCCGACGCCGAGGCCGTGCAGCGGGGGGCGGTCCTGACGGACCTGACCGAATGGACGGCGGACCGTCGTCTCACGGTGTGGGCGGAGAGCCTCCCCGGCGGGGGCGGATGGAGCCGGGGGGAGCGGGTGCGCGTCCACCTGGGCACCGCCGAAGCGTTCGCGCGCGTGCTTCCGCTCGGCGCCGACCGCATCGAGGATGGCGCGGCCGGCTTCGCCGAACTGCGCTCGGCTCAGCCCCTCCCGGCCCGGGCCGGCGACCGCATCGTCCTGCGCAGCCTGAACCCGGTCCGCACGGTGGGTGGGGCCCAGGTGCTGGAGCCTCACCCCCCGCGGCGGTCGCGGAAGCGTCCCCTCCCCGAGACGGCCCTCACCACCCTGTCCTCGGGTCCGGTGGCCGACCGCGTGGCGGTGGTCCTGGAGCGGGCCGGGCCCGAGGGCGCCATCGTGTCGGAGCTGCCGGTCCTGACGGGATGTCCTCCCGAGGCCTGCCGATCCGCGTTGGGAGAGGTGGGGGCCTGCCTGCGCGGACGCAACGCCTGGGCGGCGTCCGTGGTGGAGACGGCGGCCCGGGGCCTGGAGCGGTGGGTGCGCGAGGCGCTGACAGCCGATCCCCTGGCCCCGGGCGTGGCGCCCGAGGCGGCCCGACAGGCGGCGGGCGGCGGGCCGGTCGCGGAGATGGCCCTGGACGCCCGGATCCAGGGAGGCGTCCTGGAGCTGGCGGAGGGCCTGCTCCGGCCGGTCGGGCACCGGGTGGATCCCGGACCCGATGAGCGCCGTCGACTCGACCGGATGGCGGCTGGATACCGGAGCGCCGGGTTGGAGGCCCCCACCGTGGAAGCCGTGGCCGCCGCCGTGGAGGAGCCCGATCCCTGGCCGCTGGTGCGCCACCTGGAACGGGAGGGCGTGCTGACCCGGGTGGAGTCGGAGTTGTTCGTGTGGTCGAGCGCGCTCCGGGAGGCTTCAGACCGGGTGGTCGAGGAGCTTGGAGGCAGGGAGGGGTTGGGGCCCCAGGACTTCAAGGGGGCGTTGCCGCTGTCCCGCCGGCACCTTCTCCCGATCCTGGGTTACCTCGACCGAGAGGGGGTGACACGACGTGACCAGGCCGGACGCACGGTATCGACCCGGGCCGACCTCGCCCCTCCGGCATCTTGA
- a CDS encoding bifunctional nuclease family protein translates to MHSLGMDRVANQPVVILQERGGSRVLPIWIGPNEANAIATQLAGLTPPRPLTHDLLVSALKGMGGTVSKVVIARVHENTYYAELIVRRATDIVTIDARPSDSIAVALRTDAHIFAEDTLLEDRTIEVLGAGEEEEEGEAAGPAGGSPGPRPSPMDADELQAYLRRLDPEDFGRFRP, encoded by the coding sequence GTGCACAGTCTCGGGATGGACCGGGTCGCCAACCAGCCGGTGGTGATCCTCCAGGAGCGCGGCGGCAGCCGCGTGCTCCCGATCTGGATCGGCCCGAACGAAGCGAACGCGATCGCCACGCAGCTCGCCGGCCTGACCCCGCCGCGCCCCCTCACGCACGACCTCCTCGTCTCGGCCCTCAAGGGCATGGGGGGCACCGTCTCCAAGGTGGTCATCGCGCGCGTGCACGAGAACACGTACTACGCCGAGCTCATCGTGCGGCGTGCGACCGACATCGTCACCATCGACGCGCGACCGTCCGACTCCATCGCCGTCGCGTTGCGGACGGACGCCCACATCTTCGCCGAGGACACCCTGCTGGAGGATCGCACCATCGAGGTGCTCGGTGCGGGGGAGGAGGAAGAAGAGGGCGAGGCTGCGGGTCCCGCGGGCGGCTCTCCCGGGCCCCGTCCCAGCCCCATGGATGCCGACGAGCTCCAGGCCTACCTCCGGCGCCTGGACCCGGAGGACTTCGGGCGTTTCCGGCCCTGA